CGAGTGGCTGGAGGAGTTCTACGGCGCCCGTCCGCTGCTGACCGAGGACGAACTACCCGGCGGCGACGAGGCGGATGTGGACCGGGCAACGCTCGAGCGGCTCAAGCGCAACTTCGAAGACAGCGAGTGGGCATCGCGCACCCCGACGTTTGTCGAGCACCCCTTCGAGTTGGCCATCGGCGACGCCGTGGTGCGCGGGCGTATGGACGCGGTGTTCGAGGACGCAGACGGCTGGACCGTGGTGGACTGGAAGACCGGTGAGAAGCCGAAGCGCGACGCCATGCAGTCCGCGCAGCTGCAGCTCGCGGTCTACCGCGAGGCGTGGCGGCGCATCTCAGGTGATGGGCGGGCGGTGCACGCGGTATTTTTCTACGTGCGCACCGGCGAGACGTATGCTCCGGCTGAGCTGCCCGGTGCGGCAGAGATGGAACAACTGCTGTATAACGCGGCGCATGCCGGTGAAGTGTAAGGACGGGTCGGAATGAAACTGCGCAGGCTTTTCACGCTGGGTGTGGACGCTGCGGACCGCTCGGGCATCCCGGTGCACAACCTGCTCGACGTGATCAGCATCCCGACCACCACGCGCGCCACCCCGTGGTCGCTGATGGCCAGGCGCTTCGGCTACGCACTCGCGCTGATCATCGTCATCGCGGTGCTGACGTATTTGGACCGCGACGGCTACTCCGAGCCGCTGACGTTCATCGATGCGCTGTATTACTCGGCCGTGACCTTGTCCACCACCGGTTACGGCGATATCACGCCGGTGACGCAGTCGGCGCGCGTGTTCAATATTTTCATCATGACGCCGGCGCGAGTGGCGTTCCTGATGCTCCTCGTCGGCACGACCCTGTCGGTGCTGACGGAGGATTCCCGTAAGACGCTCCAAATCCAACAGTGGAGGAATACCGTGCGCAACCACACCATTGTCATCGGCTACGGCACAAAGGGCCGCTCGGCTGTCGACGCGCTCGTGGCAGGCGGCGCCTCGCCGTCGTCGATCGTCGTTATCGACCCGGACCCGGGCGTGCTGGCCATTGCGGAGAAGCGCGGCCTGGTCACCGTCCACGGCAACGGCACGAAGTCGGATGTGCTGCGCATCGCTGCGGTGACCAAGGCGCGCTCGGTGATTGTCGCGCCGTCGTCTGATGATACTGCCGTGCTGATCACGCTGTCGGTGCGCGAGTTGGCGCCGTCAACGATGATCGTGGTCAGCGTGCGAGAGAGTGAGAACCAGCACCTGCTTATGCAGTCGGGTGCTGATTCGGTGATTGTGTCGTCGGAAACCGCGGGCCGCTTGCTGGGCATTGCGACGGTGACCCCGCCGGTGGTGGAGATGATGGAGGACCTGCTCAGCCCGGACGAGGGCTTCGCGGTTGCCGAGCGCCAGATCGCCGACGACGAGGTGGGTGCAAACCCACGCCACCTGGCCGACATCGTGCTGGGCGTGGTGCGCTCCGGTGAGCTCTACCGCATCGATTCGCCTGAGGCGGAGACCGTCGAGCCGGGCGATCGCCTGCTGTACGTGCGCATGAAGACCGACGACATCTGGAGCAAGTTGGAAAAGGCGACACGCGATGACGATTGATTTGAGCGTGCTTGACGACGACCAACGTGTCGCCGCCGAAGCACCCCGCGGCCCCGTGTGCATCCTCGCCGGCGCGGGCACGGGTAAGACGAGGACGATTACCTACCGGATCGCGAACCTGATCGACCGCGGCACGATCGCCCCGAACAAGGTGCTCGCGGTGACGTTCACCCAACGCGCCGCCGGCGAGATGCGCGACCGCCTGCGCACGATGGGCATCGGCGGGGTGCAGGCGCGCACATTCCACGCCGCGGCGATGCGCCAGCTGCAGTACTTCTGGCCCCAGATCGCGGGCGATCTGCCGTGGCGGCTGTTGGACAACAAGTTCCCGCTGGTTGGCAGGGCGGCGCGCGCGGCCGGGCTGGATACCGGCAAAGATATGGTGCGTGACCTGCTCGGCGAGATCGAGTGGGCGAAGGCCAGCGTGATCGGCCCGGACGACTACGCCGCGCGCATCGCGGAGACCCCACGCACCCCGCCGGCGGACCCGGCACGGGTGGCGCAGGTCTACCGCAACTACGAGGAGGCGAAGACGAGCCCGGAGGGGATGCTGCTCGACTTCGACGACCTGCTGTTGCACGTCGCGGGCGCGCTTGAGAACGCCCCGGCGGTGGCGGAGGAGTTCCGCGCGCAGTACCAGACGTTCGTGGTCGACGAGTACCAGGACGTAACCCCCTTGCAGCAGCGCGTGCTGGAGGGCTGGCTGGGCGAGCGCGACGATCTCACAGTGGTGGGTGACGCGAACCAGACCATTTACTCGTTTACCGGCGCGACCCCGGACTATTTGCTGAACTTCTCGCGCACCTACGAGCACGCCACGGTGGTGAAACTGCAGCGCGACTACCGCTCGACTATCGAGGTCACCGAACTGGCCAACACGGTCATCGGCAAAGCGAAGGGGCGCGTGGCCGGCACCCGCCTGGAACTGGAGGGCATGCGCGGACATGGCCCGCAGCCGCAGTTCAACGGCTACGACGATGAGCCAGCAGAGGCTCGCGCGGTGGCGCAGGCGATCCGCAAGCTTCTCGACGACGGCGTCCCTGCCCGCGAGATCGCCATCTTGTACCGCATCAACGCCCAGTCCGCAGCGTTCGAAGCCGCGCTCGCCGACGCCGGCATCGCCTACCAGGTCCGCGGCGGCGAGGGCTTCTTCCAGCGCGCGGAGATCCGCGAGGCGATTTCGAACCTGGTGCGCGCGGCGAACCGCTCGGATCTGCCGAACGACCCGGTGGCCGTCGCCCGCGCGGCCTTCGCCCCGATCGGACTCACGCAGAACGAGCCGGAGGGCGCGCAGGCCCGCGAGCGCTGGCAGTCGCTGACCGCCCTGGTTGATCTCATCGAGGAGATCGTGCGCACCCGCGAGGCCGAGGATCTGCCGCAGGTGTTGCGCTCGCTGCGCCAGCGCGCGGAGGCGAAGCAGCCCCCGGCCGTCGACGGCGTGACCCTTGCCAGCCTGCACGCCGCGAAGGGCCTGGAGTGGGACGCGGTGTTTCTGGTCGGCCTGGTGGAAAACACGCTGCCGATCTCGCACGCAATCAAGGCTGGCGACGACCAGATTGAGGAGGAGCGTCGCCTGTTCTACGTCGGTGTGACCCGCGCGCGTGAGCACCTGCACCTGTCGTGGTCGCTGTCGCGGCAGGAGGGCGGGCGCAAAAACCGCTCCCGCTCGCGTTTCTTGGACGGCATCGCGCCTGAGCTCGAGGTGGAGAAGTCCCCGGAGCGGCTCAAGCGCAACCGTCGCTGCCACGTGTGCGGCAACCCGCTTGTTACCCCTGCGGATAAGGCACTGGGCCGGCACGAGGACTGCGAGCCGAGCTACGACGAAAACGTGCTCGCCGCCCTGAAGCGCTGGCGCCTGGACGTCTCGCGCGCGGCAGGCCACCCGGCGTACATGGTGTTCTCGGACGCGACCCTCATCGCGATCGCGGAGGCGATGCCGACCGACGAGCGCGAGATGCTCAACATCTCTGGCGTGGGCCCGATGAAGGTGGAAAACTACGGCGCGGGCGTGCTGTCCACGCTCAACGAGCACCGCCACTAGAACATCTAGAAGCACATCGGGCAGTCCGGGTGCGGCATCACCCGCGTAAGCGAAACCGGAGCGGGGGAGTAGGGGTCGACCACCACCACGTCGCCGGCAACGGGCGCAGGCGCCGACACCCCGGGCGGGTCCGGTAGCCCGGCGAGCCGGCCCACCACCGTCGCCGCAGCAGCCGCGGCGGCAGCGACGACGACCGGCTCCACCGACTCCGCCGGCGGCAGCGACTCCAGCACGTGGTCGAAGTTCGGGTCGTGCTCCAGCACGTACAGCCACGCACACACCGGGCACGGACCGCCGCCCGCGCACACCGGCCCGACCACCACGCGGGAATCGAAGTGCTGCACCGGCACGACCGCACCGGCGCGCCCGCGGGTCACGGCGGCGATCTGCTCGGCGTCCCCGGCGCAGTCGACGGCCACCACCGGCACTGCAGGGTCGTGGTCGAGGAGGAACTTCGTGGCCGACTCGTCTTTCAACTGGGCCCGCACCGATGCGCCACGCGCGGACAGCAGCGCACCGATCTGCGACGCCAGTGCCCCGCGCCCGAGCACCAGCACACCCGGGGAGGTCACGGGGACCAGCACGCGGTAGGAGAGGAGGTCGTGGATGAGGCTGTGCGCGGTGTCGTCGTCAAGCGGGAGTGACGCGACGGCATTCTTCAACAACCTGGACTTCGACAGCGCGCCGAGTGCTGCGGCGACGGCCTCGGCATCGGGCACGGTGATCAGCCCGGTGCGGGTGGCGTCGGCGCCGAATTGGATGGTGCCAGGCGCGCGGACGAAAACGCGTGCGCTGGGCGCGAGTTTGATGCGCGTGGTGTCGCCGATTGCCATGTGAATTACCCCCCGCGCGCATCCTACAATGACGGGCTGTGTCTGGCATGGAATACCGCGTGATCCGATCGGCCCGCCGCAGTAAAACGGTGCAGGCCAGAGTGGTTGGCGGGGTGGCGGAAATCCGCATCCCCGCGCATTTTTCCGCGCGTCAGGAGCGCGAGGTGGTCACCGAGATGCTGGCCAAGTTGGAGGCGAAAACCACAACGCGTTCGCTTGACGACGACACCCTCACCGCCCGTGCTCGCCACCTCAACAACAAGGTGTTGGACGGCCGGGCGAGAATCGGCTCGGTGCGGTGGGTGTCCAACCAAAACACACGCTGGGGGTCGTGCACCGTGGCGACGGGGGATATCCGAATCAGCGATAGGCTCCGCGACGTGCCCGCCTACGTCCTGGACGCGGTACTCGTGCACGAACTGACGCACACGTTCATCCCGAACCACTCGAAGGAGTTCTACGCCTGGGCGGATCGGGTGCCCAAAGCGGAGCGGGCGCGCGGGTACTTGGAGGCGTACCAGCGCCACGGCTAGACGCGCCGCCGGGCGGAGCCTACAGCTCCGTGCCGTCCTGGCTGCCGTCGTCCTTGCCGTCGCCGTCCTCGCGCTTCAGCTCTGGGTTGTTGCGCATCTCTTCTTCGAGTTTGGCGAACTCGTCGTCGAGGTCGGTGTCGGTGGTGTCGTCGAGAAGCGTGTCGATAAACGACGCCGGGTTGTCCAGCTGCTCGGTCGACGGCAATAGGTCGGGGTGGGACCAGACGGCGTCGCGACGCTCTACGCCCACCGCCTCCGTGGTGCGGCGCCACAGTTCGGCGGCCTCGCGGGTGCGCGGGGCGGACAGTTCGATGCCGACGATGTTGGCAAAGGCCTGCTCGGCGGAACCGCCGGTGGCGCGGCGGCGCGCCCATGCCTCGGCGAGTTGCGGGGTGGAGGGGATGCGATCGCCAAGCGCCTCGCCGACGACGATGTCGACCCAGCCCTCGACAAGCGCGATCAGGGTTTCCAGGCGCGCGGTGGCCGCGGCGTTGCGGGAGCCGACGCGCGGGGAGAGGTCCTCGTTTTGCAGGTTCTGCATGGCCTCCTGGATCTGGGCGGGGTCGCCGCCTTCCAGGTTCAGCCCGCGCACGGCTTCCTCGATATGGGAGGTGTCGATCTCCAGGCCGGCGGCGTATTCCTCGACGGAGGAGACGAGGCGCTCGACAAGCCACGGCACGTGGCGGAACAGACGCTGGCGCGCGGCTTCGCGTGCGGCGATGTAGACCATGACCTCCTGGCCGGGCAGTTCCAGGCCCTTGGAGATCTCCGCGACGTTGCGTGGCAGCACCGCGGCCACGCCGGAGGGTGCCACAGGCAGGCCGAAGTCGGTGCCGGTGAGCGCCTGCTGGGCGAGGTCGCCGAGCGCGTGGCCCAGCTTCATGCCGAACTGCATGGAGTTCATCTGGTTGACCATGCCGGCCATTGGGCCCATCATCTCGCGGGCCTCTTCCGGCATGGTGTCCATCTGCGCACGCGTCATGTGAGCGGCGACCGGGTTGACCAGGCGCTTCCACATCGGCATCGTTTCATCCAGCCAGTCCTTCGCGTTCCAGGCCTTGGCCTGGGCTTGGCTGGCGGGTAGGTCGGTGGCGCCGTCGAGCCAGAGCTCGGCTAGGCGCACGGACTCCTCGACAGCGGTGGTGTCGGCGGCGCTGACGGAGGTCACTCCGGCGATGCGCTGGCGTGCCATGCGGGCGGCGAGGTCGAAATTCACGGCGTCCGACTCGTCGCGGTTGTTCATCGACGAGCCCATGCCGGAGAGCATTTGGCCGAACTGGTTCAAAATGTCGCCAAGACCGCCCTGGCCCTGGCCGCCGGATGCGCCGAAGCCTTGGCCGGAACCGAAGCTTCCGCCGAAGCCGAAGGCAGCAAACGGGTTGTTGGCGTCGCCGCGCCCGTTGTCGTTGTTGTTGCCTTCGTTGTCCCTGCCCTCGTTGTCGTCGTTGGGAAAGGAAAATCCGAATCCGTTACTCATACCCCGCCACAATACAGCCGGTCAGGCGAGCGGGTTGGAGCTGCTGGTCGCTGCGCTAACATGTCCCACCATGACGACAGCGCAGACACAGGCGCAAGCACCTGCGAACCGGCGGCGCAACACGGTGGTGTGGGGCGCGGTTCCGGTGGTGCTACTCGCCGGCGCGATGACTATGGACCACATCCCCGGCACGGACATCAAGCTCACGGTGCCGTACGCGGCGGAGGGCCCGGGCCCGACCTTTGACACGCTCAGCGAGATCGACGGCACCCCGGTCGTCGACGTCGAGGGCGCGGAGACACTGGATACCGGTGGGCAGTTGAACATGACCACGGTGTCGGTGCGCACGAACATGACACTCGGGCAGGTGCTGGCGCGCTGGGCGGTAACCGACGACACCCTGGTCCCCATCGAGCAGATCATGCCCCCGGAGCGAAGCGAGGAAGAGACCCGCGAGGTCAACCAGGCCCAGTTCGTGGCCTCGGAGTCGGCAGCGACGGTGGCGGCGATGCACCACCTGGGCAAGCCCACGGTGGTCAACGTGCACGACGTGATGGAAGGCGCGGCGGCCGAAGGCGTGCTGGACAAGGGCGACAAGATTCTCAAAGTGGAAGACACCGACATCGCTAAGCCCAGCGAGGTCCAAGACGAGATCTTCTCGCGCACTCCCGGCGATACCGTGCGCCTGACCATTCTGCGCGACGGCGAGGAGGAGACCAAAGAGGTCACGTTGAAGGCTAACCCGCAGGACGAGAAGCAGCCGATGCTGGGCATCCTTATGGATTCCGAGCCCGCCGGGGGAGTGCAGGTGCACTACAACCTCAACGACATCGGCGGCCCGAGCGCCGGCATGATGTTCTCGCTGGCGGTGATTGACAAGTTGACCGCAGGCGAGTTGAACGGCGGCAAGTACGTCGCGGGCACCGGCACGATTAACGACGACGGCGAGGTCGGCCCCATCGGCGGCATTGAGCACAAAATCCGTGGCGCGCGCGACGACGGCGCCGAGCTGTTTTTAGCCCCTGAGGGCAACTGCCCGACGGTGAAGCGCACCGACGCGGGCGAGATGACCGTCGCCTCGGTGGCCAACTTGGACCAGGCCATCGACGCGATGGAGGCCTTCGCCGCAGGTCAGCCGGTGCGCGGCTGCGAGTAGTTAGGGCTCCTTGGCCAGCCCGAGGTCGTAAATCCGCTGGCGCGGGTCCTCTTGGTCGGAGGAGATCAGCTGCTGCATGACCTGGCCTGCGCGGTTGTCCACCACGGTGATGATCGCGGAGGTACCGAGCGTGGACCAGCCGACCACGCGGTCGCCGCTGTCTTCCACCACGCGCGAGGAGCGCAGTTCGGTGAGCAGTTGCGTCGACGAGGCCGCCTTCGCGTCCGAGTCGAAGAATTGGAACTGGCCGATCTCGTCGCCTTGGCAGTCGAACGAGCCGGAAATGCCGGCCGCCGAGCACCCGTCAAACTGGTCAAACAGTTCCTCCGGCGCAAGGCCCGCGAAGGTCTCGCGCACCTCGGCGAGCGTCTCCTCGTCGGCGCTCATCGCCGCGGAGCTCGTGCTTGACGACGACCCCGTGCCCGACGAAGTCGACGACGTAGACGTCGTAGCCGTGGTGGCCGTCGTGCTCGAGGACTCGGCGGAGGTGGTTTCCTCGGCTGTGTTTTCTTCCGCCACCGTCGTTTCTGCCGCCGGGGTGGATTCCGCAGGGTCGTCCGCGTTGTTGCCGCAGGCGGCAAGCGTGAGCGAGCTGGCCGCAACGGCAGCAACGAGGCCGAGCGTGCGACGCTTAAATTTGAGCAGGGCTTCGGGTGTGGACACGGGGGATGCTCCTTTTACCGGTATTGAATGGCCAGCTTAAACAAGCTCGTCGGGGTCCTGCTCTAATCCGTAGCGCAGCGCCGCGATCACGCCGGGGGCCACATCCGGCCCGCCGCGTAGCTCAATGTCGTCCTGGGCGAACAGGCCGCGCTCCTCCAACTCCTCGTCGGTGAGTTTCATCTGGAGCAGGGTCTGCTCGATGTCGTCGTCACGCAACACGCCCGAAAACAGGCGCGCCGGGCGTGGTTCGGCGTCGGCAGGGGCGGAAGCGTCGCGGAAGAGGATCTCCTGGGCGAGGATGACGCCTTCGACCTCGCGCGGCCAGGCAAGGCGGGTGACGTACTCGCCGAGCTCCTCGGACCCCGGCAGGATTGTTTCAGGCAGGTCCTGTACAACCAGGGTGAGGGGTGCGGAGTCGTCGAGGGTATCGAGTTCGTCGACAAGCAACTGCGTGGGCACGAGGCCGAACAGGGTGGGGGCGGCGTCCCAGCCTTCGGCGTGGACGAAGTCGACGGCCTCCATCATGGCCTTATTCAAAGCTTGTTGCTCGCGCACGGGAACCTTTCTGGATTGTCGGCCGTTGGGTTTTTTAAGCTTTAATGCAACTAGACGTTGGACAACACTAATTCTAAGGAGCAGGCTTGGCTACCCGCCTCACCCGGCCACAACCCCGGGCGAAGAAACCGAATACGGGCCTTTGGGTCACGCTCGGCATCCTCGCCGTTATCTTCTTCCTCCTGCCGGTGATCATCGGTTTGTACACCGATTTCCTCTGGTTCGGAGAACTCGACTTCCGCGGTGTGTTCAACCGCGTCATCCTCTTCCGCGTGGTTTTGTTTGTGATCTTCGCGTTCATCGGCGCGGCGGTCACGTTTGCCGCGGCACGCTTTGCGTGGCGGGGCAGACCCGACACCACCAAGGACATCTTCGGTCAGAACGATCAGTACCGCGCCGCCGTCCAAGACGGCGTGAAGGGCCTGTTGACCTGGGTGCCGGTGATCGTCGGCATTCTGTCCGGCCTGGCAGGCCAGCGCATGTGGCGCGTGTTCATGCTGTGGTTCAACGGCGGGGACTTCGGCACCACCGACGCGCAGTTCGGCCGCGACCTGGGCTTCTACGCGTTTAGCCTGCCGGCGATCTCCACGATCGTGGGCACGCTGTCCATGCTGCTCGTCGTCGCCTTCCTTGTGGGCGCGGTGGGGCACTACCTGCTCGGCGGGATCCGTATCGGCAACAACGTCACTGGTGTCAAGGGCGCGATTTCCAAGCCGGCGCGCATCCAGCTCGCCGTCACCGCGGGCCTGTGGATGCTGACCAAGGCGATTACCTACTGGCTGGACCGGTACTACCTGCTGTCCGAGGAAAACGACATCTTCACCGGTGCGTCCTACACCTCCGTGAACGCGATGCTGCCGGCGAAGATCATCCTGACGATCATCGCGGTAGTCGTCGCCGCGGCCTTCTTCGCCTCGATTGTGTACAAGGACTTCCGCATCCCGGTGCTGGCCACCGTGCTGATGCTGCTGTCTTCCATCGTGGTGGGCAACGTCTGGCCGGCGCTTTTGGAGCAGTTCTCCGTCAAGCCGAACCGCCAGGCCAAGGAATACGAGTACATCGGCCGCAACATCGAGGCCACCCGCGAGGCCTACGGGCTGACCGATACCCAGGTGGAGTACATGGACAACTGGGGCGGCAACACCTCGAACACCGATGTGGCCAAAGATGAGGCGACGATTTCCAACCTGCGCCTTTTGGACCCGGACATCATCTCGCCGACGTTTACCCAGAACCAGCAGCTGCGTAACTTCTACGGCTTCCCGGACCAGCTCGCCATGGACCGCTACCAGGTTGACGGCGAGATGCGCGACTACGTCGTCGCCGCCCGCGAGATGGACCCGAACGCGCTGAGTGAAAACCAGCGCGACTGGATCAACCGCCACACCGTGTACACCCACGGCAACGGCTTTGTCGCAGCGCAGGCCAACACCGTGGATGAGGCAGCTCAGGACGCCGGCTCCACCCGCGGCGGCCTGCCGATCTTCACCGTCTCCGACCTGCAGTCCAACGCAGCGGCCAAGGATTCCGGCGAGGCAGAGGAGCTGGGCATCAAGGTCGACGAGCCGCGCATCTACTTCGGCCCGGTCATCGCGTCTGCCGAGGATGGGCTGGACTACGCCATCGTGGGCGATAACGGCCAGGGACCGGTTGAGTACGACACCGACAACTCCAGCTACACCTACGAGGGCAAGGGTGGCGTTGACATCGGCAACCCCGTCAACCGCCTGGCGTATGCCGTGAAGTACCAGGAGCTGAGCTTCCTGCTGTCCGACCGCGTCGGCGGCAACTCCAAGGTGCTCTACGACCGCGACCCGCGCGAGCGCGTGGAAAAGGTCGCGCCGTGGCTGACCACCGATTCCAAGACGTACCCGGCGGTTATCGACGGCCGCGTGAAGTGGATCGTCGACGGCTACACCACACTTTCCCAGCTGCCGTACTCCACGCGC
Above is a genomic segment from Corynebacterium lujinxingii containing:
- a CDS encoding potassium channel family protein encodes the protein MKLRRLFTLGVDAADRSGIPVHNLLDVISIPTTTRATPWSLMARRFGYALALIIVIAVLTYLDRDGYSEPLTFIDALYYSAVTLSTTGYGDITPVTQSARVFNIFIMTPARVAFLMLLVGTTLSVLTEDSRKTLQIQQWRNTVRNHTIVIGYGTKGRSAVDALVAGGASPSSIVVIDPDPGVLAIAEKRGLVTVHGNGTKSDVLRIAAVTKARSVIVAPSSDDTAVLITLSVRELAPSTMIVVSVRESENQHLLMQSGADSVIVSSETAGRLLGIATVTPPVVEMMEDLLSPDEGFAVAERQIADDEVGANPRHLADIVLGVVRSGELYRIDSPEAETVEPGDRLLYVRMKTDDIWSKLEKATRDDD
- a CDS encoding ATP-dependent DNA helicase UvrD2 — its product is MTIDLSVLDDDQRVAAEAPRGPVCILAGAGTGKTRTITYRIANLIDRGTIAPNKVLAVTFTQRAAGEMRDRLRTMGIGGVQARTFHAAAMRQLQYFWPQIAGDLPWRLLDNKFPLVGRAARAAGLDTGKDMVRDLLGEIEWAKASVIGPDDYAARIAETPRTPPADPARVAQVYRNYEEAKTSPEGMLLDFDDLLLHVAGALENAPAVAEEFRAQYQTFVVDEYQDVTPLQQRVLEGWLGERDDLTVVGDANQTIYSFTGATPDYLLNFSRTYEHATVVKLQRDYRSTIEVTELANTVIGKAKGRVAGTRLELEGMRGHGPQPQFNGYDDEPAEARAVAQAIRKLLDDGVPAREIAILYRINAQSAAFEAALADAGIAYQVRGGEGFFQRAEIREAISNLVRAANRSDLPNDPVAVARAAFAPIGLTQNEPEGAQARERWQSLTALVDLIEEIVRTREAEDLPQVLRSLRQRAEAKQPPAVDGVTLASLHAAKGLEWDAVFLVGLVENTLPISHAIKAGDDQIEEERRLFYVGVTRAREHLHLSWSLSRQEGGRKNRSRSRFLDGIAPELEVEKSPERLKRNRRCHVCGNPLVTPADKALGRHEDCEPSYDENVLAALKRWRLDVSRAAGHPAYMVFSDATLIAIAEAMPTDEREMLNISGVGPMKVENYGAGVLSTLNEHRH
- a CDS encoding M48 metallopeptidase family protein encodes the protein MEYRVIRSARRSKTVQARVVGGVAEIRIPAHFSARQEREVVTEMLAKLEAKTTTRSLDDDTLTARARHLNNKVLDGRARIGSVRWVSNQNTRWGSCTVATGDIRISDRLRDVPAYVLDAVLVHELTHTFIPNHSKEFYAWADRVPKAERARGYLEAYQRHG
- a CDS encoding zinc-dependent metalloprotease — its product is MSNGFGFSFPNDDNEGRDNEGNNNDNGRGDANNPFAAFGFGGSFGSGQGFGASGGQGQGGLGDILNQFGQMLSGMGSSMNNRDESDAVNFDLAARMARQRIAGVTSVSAADTTAVEESVRLAELWLDGATDLPASQAQAKAWNAKDWLDETMPMWKRLVNPVAAHMTRAQMDTMPEEAREMMGPMAGMVNQMNSMQFGMKLGHALGDLAQQALTGTDFGLPVAPSGVAAVLPRNVAEISKGLELPGQEVMVYIAAREAARQRLFRHVPWLVERLVSSVEEYAAGLEIDTSHIEEAVRGLNLEGGDPAQIQEAMQNLQNEDLSPRVGSRNAAATARLETLIALVEGWVDIVVGEALGDRIPSTPQLAEAWARRRATGGSAEQAFANIVGIELSAPRTREAAELWRRTTEAVGVERRDAVWSHPDLLPSTEQLDNPASFIDTLLDDTTDTDLDDEFAKLEEEMRNNPELKREDGDGKDDGSQDGTEL
- a CDS encoding YlbL family protein, with product MTTAQTQAQAPANRRRNTVVWGAVPVVLLAGAMTMDHIPGTDIKLTVPYAAEGPGPTFDTLSEIDGTPVVDVEGAETLDTGGQLNMTTVSVRTNMTLGQVLARWAVTDDTLVPIEQIMPPERSEEETREVNQAQFVASESAATVAAMHHLGKPTVVNVHDVMEGAAAEGVLDKGDKILKVEDTDIAKPSEVQDEIFSRTPGDTVRLTILRDGEEETKEVTLKANPQDEKQPMLGILMDSEPAGGVQVHYNLNDIGGPSAGMMFSLAVIDKLTAGELNGGKYVAGTGTINDDGEVGPIGGIEHKIRGARDDGAELFLAPEGNCPTVKRTDAGEMTVASVANLDQAIDAMEAFAAGQPVRGCE
- a CDS encoding PPA1309 family protein; protein product: MMEAVDFVHAEGWDAAPTLFGLVPTQLLVDELDTLDDSAPLTLVVQDLPETILPGSEELGEYVTRLAWPREVEGVILAQEILFRDASAPADAEPRPARLFSGVLRDDDIEQTLLQMKLTDEELEERGLFAQDDIELRGGPDVAPGVIAALRYGLEQDPDELV
- a CDS encoding UPF0182 family protein, translating into MATRLTRPQPRAKKPNTGLWVTLGILAVIFFLLPVIIGLYTDFLWFGELDFRGVFNRVILFRVVLFVIFAFIGAAVTFAAARFAWRGRPDTTKDIFGQNDQYRAAVQDGVKGLLTWVPVIVGILSGLAGQRMWRVFMLWFNGGDFGTTDAQFGRDLGFYAFSLPAISTIVGTLSMLLVVAFLVGAVGHYLLGGIRIGNNVTGVKGAISKPARIQLAVTAGLWMLTKAITYWLDRYYLLSEENDIFTGASYTSVNAMLPAKIILTIIAVVVAAAFFASIVYKDFRIPVLATVLMLLSSIVVGNVWPALLEQFSVKPNRQAKEYEYIGRNIEATREAYGLTDTQVEYMDNWGGNTSNTDVAKDEATISNLRLLDPDIISPTFTQNQQLRNFYGFPDQLAMDRYQVDGEMRDYVVAAREMDPNALSENQRDWINRHTVYTHGNGFVAAQANTVDEAAQDAGSTRGGLPIFTVSDLQSNAAAKDSGEAEELGIKVDEPRIYFGPVIASAEDGLDYAIVGDNGQGPVEYDTDNSSYTYEGKGGVDIGNPVNRLAYAVKYQELSFLLSDRVGGNSKVLYDRDPRERVEKVAPWLTTDSKTYPAVIDGRVKWIVDGYTTLSQLPYSTRTSLQDTTQDALNPDGTTQRLITDNVGYIRNSVKATVDAYDGTVDLYAFDESDPVLNAWMKSFPGTVKPESEISESLRDHLRYPEDLFKVQRDLLARYHVDDPGVFFNNDAFWSVPNDPTAPEGRDALNQPPYYVVAADPETNKPSFQLITPFRGLNREFLSAHMAVSSDPETYGNITVRVLPTNTQTQGPKQAQDALMSSDQVARDRTLWEGTNDLKNGNLLTLPVGGGEILYVEPIYSQRKDQASAFPKLLRVLVFYRGQVGYAPTISQALDQVGIHSDAAQEIDVVDEDAPKRDDDAAPAEDNADAKPEGEEDRPQINRDEALNNINDALRGLEGARDGSFEDYGRALDRLDRAVEEYQRAQ